In Canis lupus dingo isolate Sandy chromosome 1, ASM325472v2, whole genome shotgun sequence, a single genomic region encodes these proteins:
- the SIGLECL1 gene encoding SIGLEC family-like protein 1 isoform X3 — protein sequence MAVPLLQLAPARLLYSSCSLEKTLQCSCSFHGIPTPSVQWLMDSVPVGVNNTDGRLQVTSILIAPWANSTISLTEQPKMSTSLLCKGKNQNGTHALSILLMPRKSSFLPTMFMKGLIQGVVYGAITTAVLFLCLIPLIMKPIRMKLAKKITAVKVEKNPKVRASQESKMSLKPKEQEKPTITPISENWILGTCTSFLQQ from the exons ATGGCAGTACCACTGCTGCAGCTGG CACCTGCCAGGCTGCTCTATTCCTCTTGTTCCTTGGAGAAGACTCTGCAGTGCAGCTGTTCTTTCCATGGGATCCCCACACCCTCTGTGCAGTGGTTGATGGACAGTGTCCCTGTAGGTGTGAACAACACAGATGGCAGACTCCAGGTGACTTCCATCTTAATTGCCCCCTGGGCCAACAGCACCATCAGTTTGACAGAGCAGCCAAAAATGAGCACAAGCCTTCTCTGTAAAGGGAAGAACCAAAATGGAACCCATGCTTTGAGCATCCTACTGATGCCAA GAAAGAGCTCTTTCCTTCCCACGATGTTCATGAAAGGGCTGATCCAGGGCGTTGTCTATGGAGCCATTACAACTGCAGTGCTGTTCCTTTGCCTCATCCCACTCAT AATGAAACCTATCAGAATGAAGCTGGCAAAGAAAATTACAGCCGTCAAAGTAGAAAAGAACCCTAAAGTCAGAGCAAGCCAAGAATCCAAGATGTCTCTGAAGCCTAAGGAACAAGAAAAACCCACAATCACCCCAATTTCAGAGAACTGGATATTG GGCACTTGCACTTCATTTTTACAGCAATAA
- the SIGLECL1 gene encoding SIGLEC family-like protein 1 isoform X4 has protein sequence MAVPLLQLAPARLLYSSCSLEKTLQCSCSFHGIPTPSVQWLMDSVPVGVNNTDGRLQVTSILIAPWANSTISLTEQPKMSTSLLCKGKNQNGTHALSILLMPRKSSFLPTMFMKGLIQGVVYGAITTAVLFLCLIPLIMKPIRMKLAKKITAVKVEKNPKVRASQESKMSLKPKEQEKPTITPISENWILHPLP, from the exons ATGGCAGTACCACTGCTGCAGCTGG CACCTGCCAGGCTGCTCTATTCCTCTTGTTCCTTGGAGAAGACTCTGCAGTGCAGCTGTTCTTTCCATGGGATCCCCACACCCTCTGTGCAGTGGTTGATGGACAGTGTCCCTGTAGGTGTGAACAACACAGATGGCAGACTCCAGGTGACTTCCATCTTAATTGCCCCCTGGGCCAACAGCACCATCAGTTTGACAGAGCAGCCAAAAATGAGCACAAGCCTTCTCTGTAAAGGGAAGAACCAAAATGGAACCCATGCTTTGAGCATCCTACTGATGCCAA GAAAGAGCTCTTTCCTTCCCACGATGTTCATGAAAGGGCTGATCCAGGGCGTTGTCTATGGAGCCATTACAACTGCAGTGCTGTTCCTTTGCCTCATCCCACTCAT AATGAAACCTATCAGAATGAAGCTGGCAAAGAAAATTACAGCCGTCAAAGTAGAAAAGAACCCTAAAGTCAGAGCAAGCCAAGAATCCAAGATGTCTCTGAAGCCTAAGGAACAAGAAAAACCCACAATCACCCCAATTTCAGAGAACTGGATATTG CATCCCTTACCCTAA
- the SIGLECL1 gene encoding SIGLEC family-like protein 1 isoform X2: protein MAVPLLQLAPARLLYSSCSLEKTLQCSCSFHGIPTPSVQWLMDSVPVGVNNTDGRLQVTSILIAPWANSTISLTEQPKMSTSLLCKGKNQNGTHALSILLMPRKSSFLPTMFMKGLIQGVVYGAITTAVLFLCLIPLIMKPIRMKLAKKITAVKVEKNPKVRASQESKMSLKPKEQEKPTITPISENWILMEKMRGNQEVRTLA from the exons ATGGCAGTACCACTGCTGCAGCTGG CACCTGCCAGGCTGCTCTATTCCTCTTGTTCCTTGGAGAAGACTCTGCAGTGCAGCTGTTCTTTCCATGGGATCCCCACACCCTCTGTGCAGTGGTTGATGGACAGTGTCCCTGTAGGTGTGAACAACACAGATGGCAGACTCCAGGTGACTTCCATCTTAATTGCCCCCTGGGCCAACAGCACCATCAGTTTGACAGAGCAGCCAAAAATGAGCACAAGCCTTCTCTGTAAAGGGAAGAACCAAAATGGAACCCATGCTTTGAGCATCCTACTGATGCCAA GAAAGAGCTCTTTCCTTCCCACGATGTTCATGAAAGGGCTGATCCAGGGCGTTGTCTATGGAGCCATTACAACTGCAGTGCTGTTCCTTTGCCTCATCCCACTCAT AATGAAACCTATCAGAATGAAGCTGGCAAAGAAAATTACAGCCGTCAAAGTAGAAAAGAACCCTAAAGTCAGAGCAAGCCAAGAATCCAAGATGTCTCTGAAGCCTAAGGAACAAGAAAAACCCACAATCACCCCAATTTCAGAGAACTGGATATTG atggagaaaatgaggGGAAACCAAGAGGTAAGGACACTTGCCTAA
- the LOC112645056 gene encoding proteasome subunit alpha type-1-like, producing MFRNQYDNDVTVWSPQGRIHQIEYAMEAVKQGSATVGLKSKTHAVLVALKRAQSELAAHQKKILHVDNHIGISIAGLTADARLLCNFMRQECLDSRFVFDRPLPVSPLVSLIGSKTQIPTQRYGRRPYGVGLLIAGYDDMGPHIFQTCPSANYFDCRAMSIEARSQSARTYLERHMSGFMECNLNELVKHGLRALRETLPAEQDLTTKNVSIGIVGKDLEFTIYDDDDVPGRS from the coding sequence ATGTTTCGCAACCAGTATGACAATGACGTCACTGTTTGGAGCCCTCAGGGCAGGATTCATCAAATTGAATATGCAATGGAAGCTGTCAAACAAGGTTCAGCCACAGTTGGTCTGAAATCAAAAACCCATGCGGTGTTGGTTGCATTGAAGAGAGCACAGTCAGAGCTTGCAGCGCATCAGAAGAAAATTCTTCATGTTGATAACCATATTGGTATCTCAATTGCGGGACTTACTGCTGATGCTAGACTGTTATGTAATTTTATGCGCCAGGAGTGTTTGGATTCCAGATTTGTATTTGACagacctcttcctgtgtctcctctTGTATCTCTAATTGGAAGCAAGACCCAGATACCAACACAACGGTATGGCCGGAGACCATATGGTGTTGGACTGCTTATTGCTGGTTATGATGATATGGGCCCTCACATTTTCCAAACCTGTCCATCTGCCAACTATTTTGACTGTAGAGCCATGTCCATTGAAGCCCGTTCTCAATCAGCTCGCACTTACTTGGAGAGACATATGTCTGGGTTTATGGAGTGCAATTTGAATGAACTGGTTAAACATGGTCTGCGTGCCTTACGAGAGACACTTCCTGCAGAACAGGACCTAACTACAAAGAATGTTTCCATTGGAATTGTTGGTAAAGACTTGGAGTTTACgatttatgatgatgatgatgttccTGGAAGGTCTTGA
- the SIGLECL1 gene encoding SIGLEC family-like protein 1 isoform X1, with the protein MAVPLLQLAPARLLYSSCSLEKTLQCSCSFHGIPTPSVQWLMDSVPVGVNNTDGRLQVTSILIAPWANSTISLTEQPKMSTSLLCKGKNQNGTHALSILLMPRKSSFLPTMFMKGLIQGVVYGAITTAVLFLCLIPLIMKPIRMKLAKKITAVKVEKNPKVRASQESKMSLKPKEQEKPTITPISENWILVGIHCVWNLLYQNSGNKTHKEKHRQCLKELSSSIL; encoded by the exons ATGGCAGTACCACTGCTGCAGCTGG CACCTGCCAGGCTGCTCTATTCCTCTTGTTCCTTGGAGAAGACTCTGCAGTGCAGCTGTTCTTTCCATGGGATCCCCACACCCTCTGTGCAGTGGTTGATGGACAGTGTCCCTGTAGGTGTGAACAACACAGATGGCAGACTCCAGGTGACTTCCATCTTAATTGCCCCCTGGGCCAACAGCACCATCAGTTTGACAGAGCAGCCAAAAATGAGCACAAGCCTTCTCTGTAAAGGGAAGAACCAAAATGGAACCCATGCTTTGAGCATCCTACTGATGCCAA GAAAGAGCTCTTTCCTTCCCACGATGTTCATGAAAGGGCTGATCCAGGGCGTTGTCTATGGAGCCATTACAACTGCAGTGCTGTTCCTTTGCCTCATCCCACTCAT AATGAAACCTATCAGAATGAAGCTGGCAAAGAAAATTACAGCCGTCAAAGTAGAAAAGAACCCTAAAGTCAGAGCAAGCCAAGAATCCAAGATGTCTCTGAAGCCTAAGGAACAAGAAAAACCCACAATCACCCCAATTTCAGAGAACTGGATATTGGTGGGTATCCATTGTGTCTGGAATCTTCTCTATCAGAATAGTGGCAATAAGACTCAcaaagagaaacacagacagtGTTTAAAGGAATTATCATCCTCAATCCTATAG